Part of the Haloarcula sp. H-GB4 genome is shown below.
CTGCGTGTTAATCCCAGTTATGACCATTGGCCTCGACTAATTAAACCGTATCTCGGTCTGTGTAGGTATACCGACGTTTAATAAGGCCAGTCTCATTGAATACAAAGAAGTCGGCAAACCCAAATGAGACCTCGGTATCACCTTGTATACCGCTAAATGCCCCTCTCACCGCAACAGTCTCGCCTTCGTTGATGAGCGAGCTAATTTCATGCGCCCCATTAGATAGCGGCCGTTGGTTGATATAAAACTCCTTGAGAGCGTCTTTATTACGAATGTTTTCTTGGCCAGGCCGTTCATACACTATATTCTCATCGAAGAGACCAAACACTGTATCGTACTCTTCAGCATCGATTGCCGTGTAGTACGTCCGGACAGCATCTTCGTTCGTCTGTGGCATAGTGGTACATACTCCTCAAAATAAAAATACTTCCCCATCTGGCCGCGGGCGATATAAAACACATCAGAGAGTAGGATCGCCGCTGGAAGTTCCGCTATCCAGACTTGCAACACCCAAATGCTGATTCCGACAGGCGTTATCGCTGTTAGCAAGATATCCCATCAAATCCGTCTTAAGACCGCTGTCTAC
Proteins encoded:
- a CDS encoding nuclear transport factor 2 family protein, with product MPQTNEDAVRTYYTAIDAEEYDTVFGLFDENIVYERPGQENIRNKDALKEFYINQRPLSNGAHEISSLINEGETVAVRGAFSGIQGDTEVSFGFADFFVFNETGLIKRRYTYTDRDTV